Within Syngnathus scovelli strain Florida chromosome 22, RoL_Ssco_1.2, whole genome shotgun sequence, the genomic segment TGTGAGATAAGGCGCCAAATAAATATCACGTATTACAAGAGTCTGCAAGATAACGCAAAGGGGAAGCAGCGCCGTCCAAAGACAGCAGTACTCCACCTTACCAGGTGCCAAAGCAAGCCAAGGGAGAGGAAAGAAGAACGATACGGTGGGACACAATGGCCACTCTACTTCCTGGAAACAGCGGGACCGGCTTCGAATTACACGGAATAAGTCCCCACTAAGTTCGAGTTTGTCAATGTAACGAACACCAAACCCCAAGTCCACAAGCAAACCAATCCTCCGCCCCGCAAGTATCCAGAACTATGGATCACTTCATACCCCAACCCCCGAGAAACAATTTCCCCGAGTCCCCGCAATTACAAGTGTTATCAGGTTACACAAGCCGCGACATGAAGTCCACCCTGGTTTAGAACTTCAGCTGGTTGCGGTCTGGATACAAAGTTGACGCCGCAACGCTTAAATGGCAGATGAAAGCCTCCAAAGATCCCCGTGTAATCGACCAAAAACTCAAAGCCATGAATGCAAAACCCGGACTAGAACAATGCAAGCAGCACTTTGAAGTTCTCTAGGAGTTTTGGACTCTTACCATAGTGCATGTAGCAGTTTCCTTTCATGGGGTCCAGCTCAATGGCTCTAAGGTAgtacttttctgcttctgtattTCGTCCCTTTAAGAAAATAGAGGAAAACGTGAGTTGATGAGCAAGACTTCATTTTGACCTGTAACTGACTCCTTTaagacaataacaacaaaacgGTATCTGATGGGGTGATGTAAAAAGGAAGCCTAGTAATTGTGTCAAAAGTCTGGTCCATTGTCCAGGGTCCAGGCAGATCTCGGTTCCAGGGCCCAAAGGAGGCCGATCCACCAACACTGCAGCTCTAATATTTTAGCTGTGCGTCTGTGCTGAGAAAGTCTGCTAATTTCTTGGCCCTATGTCTTCACTCAAGGAAGGAAAGAGGTCAAATATCCCTCAAGGGTTTATAGAGGGCAACTCCCACAAGTCAAACTGGACTCAGCTGTGAACACATCTGTTGTCACATCAGtgtcagagttttttttttttgccttcggGTGGaaggacagattttttttttttttttttctgcagctgCTACATCGCAAGGAAAAAGGTGGGTATTGGTGTTATGGGGTGCAAGTGACCCAGTTATTAATATGTTTACATGCACAGAAAAGTGTTCTGCCAGtttcatttaaaacaaaaaactgtGTGTGTACATACTATGATGGACAGCAGTTTTCCGTAAGTAAGATGAGCCGGTATATGGTCCGGCTTGACCCTGAGGGACTCCTTGTACCAATGACCTGCCTCCTCCAGTTTATTCAGCCTCATGTAGGCCTCTCCTGGTAACAGGAAACAAAGGTCAGGGTTTAATTGAAAAAAGTTCCGGGTGTTGCCTGTGGAAAAAATAACTAACAAGTTAGTCAAGGACAGATTATGTACAGTGTGTTTGAATGCTGGGAAAGAATCAGGAAGATGAATGCAGTTGGCTTTTCCAGTGACATGACATCAACGTGACATCAGCACACGCCTCCCCCCACCTGACTAAACGAGAGCTCAAGCGGACCATCTAAACTCTAAGCTTCCATTAATGTCATTAGTGTTACAATAACAAGGCGTTGGATGTGATTTATTCCCTGGATTATCTTCAATCCTCTTCAGTAGAAATGCACATTGAGAAGCTACAGCGCTCCGCTGTTTGCTTTGGCAACGCTTCAACATTTGTTGAATTCACTTTAAAGCCTCTTCTCATGTGGATCATCTTAACAAGAAGTTTCAACAACACATCTCCGGCCAAAGTCAGCACTGCTTGATGTTGTTTGAATGCCATCATGGGGCCATTTTATAAAGTAGGTGTCACCGGATTTATGATCCCTTAGTTTGTCAGTGTGACGCAAAATAAAAATTGGCATACCCATCATGTTAAAAAGGCTGTGCGGTGCAAAGTGTCTGGGCATCCTCTGCACTGCCTGCTTGTAAATGGAAAGGGCCTCCTGtagaatgcagaaaaaaaaatcaacataaaATCCACCTTGGAAATGGAACAGATGAAGCATTTTACAACCGCTGTACCTCCTGTTGGCCCTGCTCGTGCAGAAGTTTTCCCAGGTTATACAGGCAACTGGTGACTGAGCTCTTGTGGGTGTGGGGATCCTTCAGATTCTCGTCTGGAATGTTGGCGCATGTCACAAAAGTCCGTTTGGCCTCGTCCAGGCTGCCCTGGTTCATCAGGATGATTCCTGTGTTTAGGTAGGCGGCTGCAGCATAGAAATGACAAAGGCCGAGCCTGTTATAAGTTTTCATTCAACGTCTGATTCATCCTTTTTAATTAGCTCTTTACGGATTTTGGGATTAAGCTGAAATGGCCTGATTTCCGAAATGTGGCACGCCTCTGAAATGAAGTGTGACCTTTTGGGTCTGGGTCTAATTACTCATAAGACTGCAGAATGTCAAAATGAACGAACAATCACTGTCGTTATTTTCTATCGACACAAGGTTTTCCTTACATGCTAGCGTTGGCCGACTCCCAATTGCCAGTTTGTAGTAATGAAGCGCCTCTGTAAATCTCTCGTTTTCCTGCAGCAGCAAACCCCTGGACGACATCAAGAAGGGAAAATGCATGCGACTTTGAGACACAGAATGGTTTAGAGCTGTCAGAATGAATCAAGTAATCGATTATTAAGTTCATCAAAAATTACTTTAATAATTGAGTTTCGACTTTGAGACACAGAATGGTTCAGAATTGTCAAAATGAATCGAGTAATCgattattaaattattcgacagCTACTTTAATATTCGAGTAATTGTTTAAAGCCATTTTTTACCTTAGAatcgtcaaaagcctcaatagTTAGCCTCTCAACAGTAATTATTCATACAATTTTTGGCATCATTCATGGAAACAAACAGGTtatattttgtgtttaatcaaaacaaGATATTTGCAAACGTTGGCTTTTACTTCGGACAACAATAACATTAGTTCAACATTAATTCCCGTTGTATgatattctttgttttttttagttatttttatCAATAAACAACACATAATAATCAAAGGGGAAAATGTTTTTCTGATCCATTTTGATGCAAAATATGTTTTTACGATTATTCAATTAATTGATGGATTAATCAATAGAATTAtttattctaaaaatatttactACTTTTTAATCTGGGATTTTGGAAGTAATATGGCAACTTTGCTTTCGCTGGTGTGGGAGTTACTTTGTCTGATTTTGCTTCCCGTCTGTCACTCCTTTGCGTTCACCTCGCTTTCTGCCTCCCCCGATATGTGACAGATCGGATTAGCGCAACTCCCATCAAGGGTGTCAGGAGTGGGAGATTGGTCGATGTCTTAAACACTCACAGGTTATACAGCATGTCAGCCATGTTCCCCCTGTTGTGCAGAGCATTTCTGTATGCTTTCTCCGCCTGCGCCATCTTGCCCTGGCTCTTCAGAACATTTCCTAAATTGCCCCAGGCTGCAGGAGACATTGACACAGTGTCAGGCTGGATAAAGTATTAAAAGAACGAATGGAGGCTAATAAGAATCACCCATCTTACCTTTTGCAGGGTTCACACTAATTCCTGACTTGTACAGATTCTCCTCGTTGCTCCAGTCTCTATTCCTTTGAATTGTTCTAAGTCCGTTTAGCAGCACCAGCACCAAACACAGACTCAACAGCAAGGCCCTGTAGCTTCTTCTTCTTAGTCTGACGTACAAGCTTCTTGCGCCAGTGGCTACTAGTAAGCAGAAGCCTATGCTGGGAATATAGAGTACCCTCTCGGCAATGACAAAACCGACATAAAAGAAGAGATTGGACGCAGGGATGAAAGGTAGTGCGAGTAAGGCCAATGAGAGTATCGCAAGGTTTTCTGTGGGGGGCAGGGACATCCAAGGAGGGTCGTCGTGGAGTCCGGCTGAACCGTTCACGGTGATCGTTGGTGGCCCCGAGTCTGTGTTGTGGTTCGTGTCAGGTGCATGGTAACCATTCCCATTGGTGACCGATTTTCCATTTGTTATTTTGCTCTCTGCATCTTTTCCTTTTGAGGTGGGGCCGTGAAACCCAAACCAAGTCAGGAGAATGACTCCTCCATAAAAGGCAAGCGTATGAAGATTCCGCCAGTCAGCTAAGGACTTCACTAAGGGGACCGCGTCCATGGACCAGTCGAAACTCAGCTTGTCGGGGCAAAGTAGCAACCAAGCATTGGCGGCGGGCAGGTGGAGGAAGGTCAGCATCCGGGTGAGGAGATGCGGTGAGTCGGCCGCCGGGTTGTCCGAGTTTGAAAAGTTGGGAGGCTTGTTACCCATCCAGTAGATGCGGCCTGACAGCAGAATCATGCCCCAGGTAGCCAGAACAGCGAGACTCAGCAAAAGTTTCAGGTTCTTTTTCTGAAACGAAACACAATAACTCTTAAGTAGAGCTGTCAAAATCAATTAATTTTAACATCAGTAAATGGGGGAAATTGTTTAGTAATACGCTTCCATGCAAAATACAGTTTTATCCGATTAATCGGTGGAATAATCGGTTCTAAAAATATTCGAGTCTTGGAGTTCAACTAAAAAGTTTCAACCCCCCCAAAACATATCCCAGATCTTCTCTTTGTCATGATAATAGTAGTTATCCCCTCCAAATTAATTTTGACATGTTCATACTAAATCATCAATGTCGATTATTGCTTCAGATATGTTAGTAGTCTTGATTTAAGCGGGCTTTCCCGGTTGGCTGTCAGGGTTGCCTTGAGTGTGACTGCTAATCAGCTTAAATCTCATTGTGTTGGTATGCAGATACTGTTTACATCTCATAAGAGCCTTAATTCTGCAGCCATGAGGTCGACTGTCACGCAACACTTTTAAACCTTGATCTTTTGATTGCTCTCTATGCTCATGTTGGATGTTTTAGAGGTGAAGGTCAAGCAGAGTTCCCCCTCATGGACTTAACGCGACGTAACGTGAGCGATGATCACCGAAACGCCGTTCACTGCCTCTTTTGTGAGCCCATTTGTTATCTCCCAGTTTGTCTTTGGCATGAACTACATTTGAACCCGTCTCAAGAGCGTACGAGTTCACGCAAACGTACCGTAAAGCATTCTAATGTGCGGGGCAGAACATTCACAGCGGTGGTCTGTGTCTCATCAACAATTTCCATGATGAAAACGGGAACGCCCTCAACGATGTCATGAATGGTCTAAACATCTCCTTGTGTGTTCTTTTGAAAGGCGACCATGATAGAAAACTTCTTGTCCATAACAAAACCGTACATTAGGATTATCGTAAGAGGTTTAGCACGGATCTGCAGGCTCCAGCTCGGCTGTTCGTTTCACCAGATGAGAAGTGGAAAAAACATGAGAGGGTCAACAGGGGCAGGCAACCCCCCACAGCTCCCTCGGGACACTCGCTCTTAAAAGAGCCCGTCGATGGAGGTTTTCGAGTACTTTGACAGGTGCTACATGAACGGGGGACATGAAAGTCCTTCCAGCATTGGCGGCATGGAAGCAAATGAGCTTTATTTTCGCCTTAACTGCATTGTGAGTCCCCCCAAATTGGTCCTTAATTGCCGCCTCAATGCATGACCCGCTTTCAAGCGTGACCGTGAATCTTCACGCTAATCAGTTTTTTAAGTGCTTTCAGTGAATCAAACGAGCAGCCCGCAGGTGCAAGATTTTTATTCAAGCAATgtgtgctgtacgcgcacttgctcctttttttttctgctattcagcacgcttttgttatacttgttacttgtttgtctgttgtgagccatgtct encodes:
- the LOC125992030 gene encoding protein O-mannosyl-transferase TMTC2, translated to MITELLCTAVAVGVYVNTLDADFCYDDSRAIKTNQDLLPVTPWTNILYDDFWGTLLTHSGSHKSYRPLCTLTFRLNYALHGLRPFGYHLVNVALHGLVTAAFTAFSRSLLGGGLWSLLAGLLFASHPVHTEAVAGVVGRADVGAALFFLLSLLCYARHCGLRAARYCGAGGSVARCWIWMVGSLWCAAASMLWKEQGVTVLAVSAVYDLFVFNRLTFRQALLLPLGKKKNLKLLLSLAVLATWGMILLSGRIYWMGNKPPNFSNSDNPAADSPHLLTRMLTFLHLPAANAWLLLCPDKLSFDWSMDAVPLVKSLADWRNLHTLAFYGGVILLTWFGFHGPTSKGKDAESKITNGKSVTNGNGYHAPDTNHNTDSGPPTITVNGSAGLHDDPPWMSLPPTENLAILSLALLALPFIPASNLFFYVGFVIAERVLYIPSIGFCLLVATGARSLYVRLRRRSYRALLLSLCLVLVLLNGLRTIQRNRDWSNEENLYKSGISVNPAKAWGNLGNVLKSQGKMAQAEKAYRNALHNRGNMADMLYNLGLLLQENERFTEALHYYKLAIGSRPTLASAYLNTGIILMNQGSLDEAKRTFVTCANIPDENLKDPHTHKSSVTSCLYNLGKLLHEQGQQEEALSIYKQAVQRMPRHFAPHSLFNMMGEAYMRLNKLEEAGHWYKESLRVKPDHIPAHLTYGKLLSIIGRNTEAEKYYLRAIELDPMKGNCYMHYGQFLLEQSRLVEAAKMAERAAELEGTEFDVVFSAAHMLRQAGLNEAAEKQYQRAAGLRPDYPAALMNLGAILHLNGKLTEAEANYLRALRLKPDDAITRSNLRKLWNIMERQGLATRTEQL